From one Paenibacillus sp. FSL K6-1330 genomic stretch:
- a CDS encoding PadR family transcriptional regulator codes for MSMKLAILGLLLEGDHHPYEIRIKMKDRGMDQYTKLQMGSLYYAVDRLAENGYIKAVETIQSDSRPDKTIYRITDAGRKLFEQLLLKKFRDIEPVHHPLYIALPFSQLADPAVLAPILQSRIREAEHRVNQAYQLYVEHQHIVPRSAQHLMIGMYEHAKTDLNWLKRLHEDLIQGKLGTIGEPLLPADGLEER; via the coding sequence ATGTCGATGAAGCTGGCCATCCTGGGCTTGCTGCTGGAAGGAGACCATCATCCGTACGAGATCCGGATCAAAATGAAGGATCGCGGCATGGATCAGTATACGAAGCTTCAGATGGGCTCTCTCTATTACGCGGTAGACCGGCTTGCCGAGAACGGATATATCAAAGCAGTGGAAACCATACAGAGCGATAGCCGCCCGGACAAAACCATCTACCGGATCACGGATGCCGGACGCAAGCTTTTTGAGCAGCTGCTGCTCAAAAAATTCAGGGACATCGAGCCCGTGCATCACCCGCTCTATATTGCGCTGCCGTTCTCGCAACTCGCGGACCCGGCCGTTCTGGCCCCGATCCTGCAGTCCCGTATCCGGGAAGCAGAGCATCGGGTGAACCAGGCATATCAATTATACGTGGAACACCAACATATCGTCCCCCGCAGCGCCCAGCATCTGATGATCGGGATGTATGAACATGCCAAGACCGACCTGAACTGGCTGAAAAGATTGCACGAAGATCTAATACAGGGAAAGCTCGGTACGATTGGTGAACCTTTGTTGCCTGCGGATGGGCTCGAAGAACGATAA
- a CDS encoding aldo/keto reductase, translating into MANQTFTDGPTLNDGVKMPWLGLGVWKTKEGEEVIQSVKSAIAAGYRSIDTAAIYGNEEGVGQAIRESGVSRDELFITTKVWNDDQGYEKTLQAFETSRKKLGLDIVDLYLVHWPGKDKYLDTWKALIHLQKEGLVRSIGVSNFRIRHLQHIIEETGVVPVVDQVELHPLLSQKELLGYARENNIVLEAWSPLMQGNLDQPVLAQIAEKYGKTTAQVILRWDIQNGVIVIPKSIKEHRIRENAGIFDFELSAEDMAAIDGLNQNKRFGSNPDEVLF; encoded by the coding sequence ATGGCCAATCAAACTTTTACCGATGGACCTACTTTGAATGACGGCGTAAAAATGCCGTGGCTGGGCCTTGGCGTATGGAAGACCAAAGAAGGCGAAGAGGTTATTCAGTCCGTAAAATCAGCAATCGCTGCAGGGTACCGCAGCATCGATACAGCTGCCATCTACGGCAATGAAGAGGGCGTAGGGCAAGCCATTCGCGAATCCGGAGTTTCGCGGGACGAGCTGTTCATCACCACCAAGGTGTGGAATGATGACCAGGGGTATGAGAAGACGCTGCAAGCTTTTGAGACGAGCCGCAAGAAGCTCGGGCTGGATATCGTTGATTTGTATCTCGTGCACTGGCCGGGAAAAGATAAATACCTCGATACGTGGAAAGCATTAATTCATCTGCAAAAAGAAGGACTCGTGCGTTCCATCGGGGTCAGTAACTTCCGGATCCGCCACCTGCAGCATATCATCGAGGAAACGGGTGTCGTACCGGTTGTCGACCAAGTCGAATTGCATCCGCTGCTCTCTCAGAAGGAGCTGCTAGGGTATGCACGCGAGAATAATATCGTCCTGGAGGCGTGGAGTCCGTTGATGCAGGGCAATCTTGATCAACCAGTGCTCGCGCAGATCGCGGAGAAATACGGAAAAACCACGGCGCAAGTCATTCTGCGCTGGGATATTCAGAACGGTGTCATCGTCATTCCGAAATCGATTAAAGAGCATCGCATTCGCGAAAATGCGGGCATCTTCGATTTCGAGCTTTCGGCGGAGGATATGGCAGCCATTGACGGCTTGAACCAAAACAAACGTTTTGGCTCCAATCCGGATGAAGTCCTGTTCTAA
- a CDS encoding amidohydrolase family protein: MLWRGKLPHTGESVEVEAALDGRIAAIRRLGQNDKTALPWISSGWIDVQVNGFGGYDLNGTVTSQSDIEGVTRALHRRGVAAYLPTVITGSYDRMRQAFSGLSRYVQSGEFGSASIAGIHMEGPYLSGEDGSRGAHPREYIRNPDWDEFQRLQDAAGGLIRMVTLAPEREGSVPFIEKVVKAGVVVAIGHTMATGEQIDRAVQAGATVSTHLGNGSQTVLPRHPNYIWHQLADDRLWATFIPDGHHLAPPVLKAMLRAKRDKSLLVSDAVMFGGMAPGRYSSLIGGVVELTADGRLYTVENPEILAGSASSLDIGIANAIRYTDMTLAEAVNAVTIRPAVVLAMPQLGGLTIGNPANLTLFDCDSDGSGMAVRETVVAGETVYGPV, translated from the coding sequence ATGTTGTGGCGTGGAAAGCTCCCGCATACCGGCGAATCGGTTGAGGTAGAGGCGGCGTTAGACGGACGGATCGCGGCTATACGCCGGTTGGGACAGAACGATAAGACGGCGTTACCTTGGATCAGCAGCGGCTGGATCGATGTGCAGGTTAACGGCTTCGGGGGATACGACTTGAATGGGACCGTGACGTCGCAGAGCGATATTGAAGGCGTGACGCGTGCGCTGCATCGGCGAGGGGTTGCCGCATACTTGCCAACGGTCATCACGGGCAGTTATGACCGGATGCGTCAAGCATTTAGCGGGTTGTCCCGGTATGTCCAGTCCGGGGAGTTCGGAAGTGCCTCTATTGCCGGCATTCATATGGAAGGTCCATATCTATCCGGTGAAGACGGCAGTCGAGGGGCGCATCCGAGGGAGTATATCCGGAATCCGGATTGGGATGAGTTTCAGCGGCTCCAGGATGCGGCTGGCGGGCTTATCCGGATGGTGACGCTCGCGCCGGAGCGCGAAGGCTCGGTTCCTTTTATAGAGAAGGTAGTCAAGGCGGGCGTGGTTGTGGCGATCGGGCATACGATGGCTACAGGGGAGCAGATCGATCGGGCGGTGCAGGCAGGAGCGACGGTATCGACTCATCTGGGGAACGGTTCACAGACCGTTCTGCCGCGCCACCCCAACTATATCTGGCATCAGTTGGCGGACGACCGGTTATGGGCAACCTTTATACCGGACGGTCACCATCTGGCGCCCCCTGTGCTGAAAGCGATGCTGCGGGCGAAACGGGACAAATCGCTGCTTGTCAGCGATGCCGTCATGTTCGGCGGCATGGCTCCCGGACGGTACAGCAGCCTCATCGGAGGCGTGGTCGAGCTGACGGCAGACGGGCGCCTGTATACGGTAGAGAATCCGGAGATACTGGCCGGATCCGCTTCTTCGCTGGACATTGGCATTGCGAATGCGATCCGCTATACGGATATGACGCTGGCGGAAGCGGTAAACGCGGTCACCATCCGCCCGGCTGTGGTACTGGCTATGCCGCAATTGGGCGGGCTTACGATCGGGAATCCGGCGAACTTGACGCTGTTCGACTGCGATTCAGACGGATCGGGTATGGCTGTCCGGGAGACAGTTGTGGCGGGCGAGACGGTGTACGGTCCTGTTTGA
- a CDS encoding nitroreductase, with translation MNVSEAIRTRRSLGKVKPDAVPQEWIEQIVEAGTWAPNHKLTEPWKFFVMQGEGRDVLGNALGDIQAAGGDDTSEEAVIAARESGRTKAYRAPVVIGVAVEPSTDPKVIELEEYGAVFAAIQNMLLQIHELGLGAVWRTGEPCFHTLMNQAFGLKPEDKMLGFLYIGYPDMEPKQGKRQPAANKTVWLNSAADL, from the coding sequence ATGAACGTAAGTGAAGCTATCCGCACGCGCCGCAGCCTTGGCAAGGTCAAGCCTGACGCTGTACCGCAGGAATGGATTGAACAAATCGTAGAAGCGGGAACCTGGGCGCCGAACCATAAGCTCACGGAGCCGTGGAAATTCTTTGTCATGCAAGGGGAGGGCCGCGACGTGCTCGGCAACGCACTTGGTGACATTCAGGCGGCAGGTGGTGATGATACAAGTGAAGAGGCTGTAATTGCAGCACGCGAGTCAGGACGTACAAAGGCGTACCGGGCTCCGGTTGTTATCGGTGTGGCGGTCGAACCGTCCACGGACCCCAAGGTGATTGAACTTGAAGAGTACGGAGCGGTGTTTGCCGCTATTCAAAATATGCTCCTGCAAATTCATGAGCTTGGCTTGGGTGCAGTGTGGAGAACGGGCGAGCCGTGTTTCCATACGCTGATGAATCAGGCGTTTGGATTGAAGCCTGAAGACAAAATGCTGGGTTTCCTGTACATCGGCTATCCGGATATGGAACCTAAGCAGGGGAAACGTCAACCGGCAGCGAACAAAACGGTATGGCTGAATAGTGCCGCAGACCTGTAG
- a CDS encoding S9 family peptidase, whose product MSDKRLITPEDLYRMHWVNDPVVSPASGAIAYVHKSVSEKYDGYRSHIRLLPAEGDQDVPFTSGEADAAPAWSPDGSELAFLRKKGDKPQVWIMPANGGEARPVTDMKHGVSTFKWSPDSARLLVRSEAEAAESTESEESDKDDKNKLPEEKIINRIKYKADGAGLWNERRHHLYLVNPATEECKQITEGDFDIHAFAWSPDGTRIAYSTCLATEQFPDPDFRLTGDVFVMDLDSGSVTELTDGTLSIGSIAFTPDGQYMLMLASDLSCGFATLTKIHLVPLSGGKSRVLFTDMDIQLGHAAVSDMRAGAGTPPLFSKDGQSVYIQLSQDGSVHIGRFALDGSSYELVVSGEREVYQFALTPEENVVFAAADPLQPGDLFSFSIAKNEEKRLTNCNEELWNELTLSTPESFTFRTADGWPIQGWIMKPAGFTEGTKVPAVLEIHGGPQAMYGHTFMHEFQLLAAAGYAVFYTNPRGGHGYGQVHVNTVRGDYGGRDYQDLMEAVDYVVNTYTYIDASRLGVTGGSYGGFMTNWIVGHTDRFQAAVTQRSISNWISFYGVSDIGYTFTQDQIWGNPWDDLEKLWKHSPLAYVKDVHTPLLILHGEQDLRCPIEQGEQLFIALKRLGRETQFIRFPGADHNLSRSGHPHLRVKRLSHIVRWFVEHIEK is encoded by the coding sequence ATGTCTGATAAGCGACTCATAACGCCAGAGGATTTGTACCGGATGCACTGGGTGAATGACCCTGTCGTATCTCCAGCTAGTGGAGCCATAGCCTATGTACATAAATCCGTCAGCGAAAAGTACGACGGTTACCGTTCCCATATCCGCCTGCTTCCTGCAGAAGGAGACCAGGATGTTCCCTTCACGTCCGGCGAGGCGGATGCAGCACCCGCTTGGTCCCCTGACGGGTCGGAGCTTGCTTTCTTGCGCAAAAAGGGCGATAAGCCGCAGGTATGGATCATGCCTGCCAACGGCGGGGAAGCAAGGCCGGTTACCGACATGAAGCACGGTGTCAGCACTTTTAAATGGTCCCCGGATAGCGCACGCCTACTTGTTAGAAGTGAGGCGGAAGCAGCCGAATCTACGGAAAGCGAAGAATCAGACAAAGACGACAAAAACAAGCTCCCTGAAGAAAAAATCATTAATCGCATTAAATATAAAGCCGATGGCGCAGGATTGTGGAATGAACGTCGACATCATCTATACCTCGTAAATCCGGCAACGGAAGAATGCAAGCAAATTACAGAAGGAGATTTTGATATACATGCCTTCGCCTGGTCACCGGACGGCACCCGCATCGCATACAGCACCTGCCTTGCCACGGAGCAATTCCCGGATCCGGATTTTCGTTTGACGGGCGATGTGTTTGTCATGGACCTCGATAGCGGATCCGTAACCGAATTGACGGATGGAACCCTCTCGATCGGTTCCATTGCATTCACCCCGGACGGGCAGTATATGCTCATGCTTGCCAGCGACCTCAGCTGTGGTTTTGCCACCCTGACCAAAATCCACCTGGTTCCGCTATCGGGCGGAAAATCCCGCGTGCTCTTCACGGACATGGATATTCAGCTGGGGCACGCCGCGGTCAGCGACATGAGAGCTGGAGCCGGAACGCCTCCGCTGTTCAGTAAGGACGGCCAATCCGTATACATCCAGCTCAGCCAGGATGGCAGTGTTCATATTGGACGTTTTGCTCTGGACGGTTCATCCTATGAGCTGGTCGTATCGGGCGAACGAGAGGTGTACCAATTCGCTCTGACACCGGAGGAGAACGTGGTGTTCGCCGCTGCCGACCCGCTGCAGCCTGGCGATCTGTTCAGCTTCTCTATCGCTAAGAACGAGGAGAAGCGTCTGACAAACTGCAACGAGGAGCTGTGGAACGAGCTTACGTTAAGCACGCCGGAGTCCTTTACGTTCCGGACGGCGGACGGCTGGCCGATTCAAGGGTGGATCATGAAGCCTGCCGGCTTCACGGAAGGCACCAAGGTCCCAGCCGTGCTTGAGATTCACGGCGGTCCGCAAGCTATGTACGGACATACGTTCATGCATGAGTTCCAGCTGCTTGCTGCAGCCGGCTATGCGGTATTCTACACCAACCCTCGGGGTGGCCACGGGTATGGTCAGGTACACGTTAATACCGTTAGAGGAGATTACGGCGGACGGGATTACCAGGATCTGATGGAAGCCGTGGATTATGTTGTGAATACCTACACTTATATCGACGCTTCCCGTCTTGGCGTGACTGGCGGCAGCTACGGCGGCTTCATGACCAACTGGATCGTCGGTCATACCGACCGGTTCCAGGCTGCGGTAACCCAGCGCTCGATATCGAACTGGATCTCCTTCTACGGCGTCAGCGATATCGGCTACACCTTTACGCAGGATCAGATCTGGGGCAATCCGTGGGACGATCTGGAGAAGCTGTGGAAGCATTCCCCGCTCGCTTACGTGAAGGACGTCCATACGCCGCTTCTCATCCTTCACGGAGAACAGGATCTCCGCTGCCCGATCGAACAGGGAGAACAGCTGTTTATCGCTTTGAAGCGACTCGGCCGGGAAACTCAGTTCATCCGTTTCCCGGGTGCGGATCACAACTTGTCCCGAAGCGGCCATCCGCATCTGCGGGTGAAACGCTTGAGTCATATCGTCCGTTGGTTTGTGGAGCATATCGAAAAATAA
- a CDS encoding glucosamine-6-phosphate deaminase has translation MQLNILEHADQAGLEAARACEAILRDTIAEKGKARIVLSTGASQFEFLSQFVKLNMEWDKIEMFHLDEYIALPESHPASFRKYLKERFLKYANVGQAWLIDGEGDPEETVKRLNEEIAKAPVDLALIGIGENAHIAFNDPPADFDNESPYTIVNLSDTCKSQQVREGWFASNEEVPKQAITMTVQQILKSRHIVSVVPHQAKAAAIQNTIQGAVDNRVPATILKTHPSWMLYLDKASAAPIYQWA, from the coding sequence ATGCAATTGAACATATTGGAACATGCGGATCAAGCAGGTTTGGAGGCAGCCCGCGCTTGCGAGGCGATTCTCCGCGACACGATCGCGGAAAAAGGAAAAGCGCGCATCGTCCTGTCAACGGGCGCGTCGCAGTTTGAGTTTTTGTCGCAATTCGTGAAGCTGAATATGGAATGGGATAAGATCGAGATGTTCCATTTGGATGAATATATCGCGTTGCCGGAATCTCACCCCGCGAGCTTCCGTAAGTATTTGAAGGAGCGTTTTCTGAAATATGCGAACGTCGGCCAGGCATGGCTCATTGACGGGGAAGGAGATCCTGAGGAAACGGTGAAGCGGTTGAATGAAGAGATTGCCAAGGCTCCTGTGGATCTGGCCCTGATCGGCATTGGGGAAAATGCGCATATTGCCTTTAATGATCCGCCGGCCGATTTTGATAATGAGTCGCCTTATACCATCGTGAACCTGAGCGATACGTGCAAGAGCCAGCAGGTAAGGGAAGGCTGGTTTGCATCGAATGAGGAAGTGCCGAAGCAAGCGATAACGATGACAGTCCAACAGATTTTGAAGAGCCGCCATATCGTCTCGGTCGTGCCTCATCAGGCCAAAGCGGCTGCCATTCAGAATACCATTCAAGGCGCGGTGGACAACCGGGTGCCAGCTACCATCTTGAAGACGCATCCCAGCTGGATGCTATATCTGGATAAAGCATCGGCAGCGCCGATTTATCAATGGGCGTAG